The Parcubacteria group bacterium DNA segment AGGAAATGATACGCAAATGCATAGTTTGGCGGTTCTTTTTGCGACACTTGGCGGATTGAAACTCTTTGGGTTTATCGGGTTTGTTGTCGGACCGATCATTGTGGCGCTCATGCTCGCCATGTGGAAAATCTATGCAACGGAGTTTAAAAAAGAGCTAGAGCGATTTAATGCGTAAAAGGCATGTATAACTTTTGGCAGCATCTTCCAGAGTATCTCAATCCGATCGCTTTTTCGATCGGCGGTTTTTCTGTTTTTTGGTACTCTTTGATGTGGCTTGTAGCTTTTGCAGTGTGTTATGTAGCGCTTGTATATCGCATCAAAAAAGGAGAAGGCACATATGACGTAGAGTTGATCCAAGATGTCATGGTCAATGCACTTTTTGGCGCTTTGATTGGCGGGAGGCTTGGGTATGTGATTTTTTATGATTTGCCGTATTATGTTGCACATCCATTATCAGTTGTTTCTCCTTATGACTTTTCTCTGGGCGAATGGGTGGGGATCTATGGCATGAGCTATCATGGCGGGCTGATCGGTGTTGTTCTCGTGATCTTTTATACTGCATACAAGAAAAAGGTTCATGCAATGCAGCTGTGCGATTTTATCGTACCGGTTGTCCCGCTTGGATACATGTTTGGACGATTGGGGAATTTTTTCAATCAGGAGCTCGTCGGTCGCATCACCACATCGCCCATAGGCATGTATTTTAACGGTGAAACGGTTTTGCGTCATCCATCGCAATTATATGAAGCGTTTTTTGAAGGGGTTATCCTATTTATCATACTGTGGCAGATGCGCAATAAGCGTTTTTCAATCGGGGTCATGAGCATGATCTATCTTATGCTTTACTCCGCATTTCGTTTCGTGATCGAATTTTATCGCGCACCGGATGCACAGTTGGGATTTGTCGTGGGAAATCTCACGATGGGGCAAGTATTGTCGGTATGTGTCATCGTCACAAGCGCCGGGTTTTTGGTTTATCATCGTTTGTATCACGATCAAAATGTGGCGTAATCCCCACATTATTTTTTGTCAGCAGTCTTTTGTGCTGTATAATACACATGAGGAAATGAAGATATATAGCATGTTGCCAAAATCCGCCTAGGGCGGGCTTCGCATATTCGCGCACGTTATACGCAATTCCAAAAATATTTTCTATTTAGTAGGAGTTTCCTGCCTGTCGGCAGACAGATGATAGACAATAAGGAAAATTTAAATTAGATTTTTTAAAAATTAAAATGGGAGCTTGCTATCGCTCAATTAAATAAATGAAAAATCAAACATCAATCACTTCAAATATTAAAGAAATTGAAAAATCTACAAAACTTTTCGTTCACTCTTATAAGATTATCACCAGAGGCGCTGATAGTTTAGTGATGGAAGTCAACAACAGGTGGATTTTTCGGTTTCCAAGACCATAGAATCAATAAAGAAGATGGAAAAGCGTTTGCGTTTTTTAAAATTATTTTCAGAAGTGTCTCCGCTAAAAATTCCTGTACCAAAATACATAGGTGAAAACTTTATCGCATACAAAAAAATTCCTGGAGTACCGTTCGCTCCAACAAACTTTAAAAAATTAACAATAAAAGAGAAGAAAAAAATTGCTTTTCAGATTGGAAAATTTTTGAAAGTACTACACAACTTCAAATGCAGACAATGTAATTATAATGCCAATTATTTGGTTTTGAAAAAAGGTGATTATCTCACCTGCTCAGAAACCATCACGAAGCACTTCAGTGCTAAAGAGCGGGAAAATTTTCAAATCAAACACATTGCCATCGAAAATAATCTTTCAAATTTCAAAAAGCCGACAACTATCATCCACGGCGATCTCTTTTTCAATAATATTTTATGGGATCCAAAAACCAAAAAGCTGACTGGCGTAATCGACTGGGCGGAATCTGGTCGCAGTATTCCGGCATTGGATTTTTTCATGCTGGCAGACTTCAACAATAATACCAATGATAAATTTTTAAAAGATATTTTAAAAAGTTACGGAGCGAAAGATGACAGATTGTTTAAGCAGATAAAAGGGCTTGCCATAATCGATCCGATGAATTGGTTTTGGGCATATTATAAAGAAAAGAATGCAAAAGGAATGGAAAAGATGATTAAAAAAATGAAGAGGATTTTACAATAAATAAAACGGCGCAACTGCGCATCATCCAGATACGTTGCATGAAATAAAATTCTTTCTTTTTAAAGTTGCTTTTTATAATAAGGAAAAATAAGTTTTTTTTATCTATTTATATAGGGACAGAAAAAATTCATTGATAACTTTTTGAATTTGTGTGTTTGACGGCGATTGGTTAATTGGATATAATTGGATGTAGTTAATATATCCAAATATTATGGCTAAACAAAGGCAAAAAAACAGCAATATCGCAGACAAATTCTCAAAACGTCTCAATAGCATCCCTGCTGAAATAATTTCAAAAATCGCCAAGATTGATGAGTTGAAAGGCAGTTGGGTGACTGGTGCTCAATTGAGCCCGCAGGTTCTGGGTCGCCTTAAACGGTCTGTTTTGATAACTTCAACTGGCGCATCAACGCGTATTGAGGGTGTGCAATTGACTGATGAAGATATTGAAAAGGTAATGAAGGGCATAAATATTCAAAAATTCGCTGACCGTGACACGCAAGAAGTCAAGGGATATTATGAGCTTTTGGAAAATATTTTTAATTCTTGGGAGCAATTGAAATTCAACGAGAATTCTATCAAGCACTTCCACAAAGAGCTTCTCAAATATTCAGACAAGGATCAGGGACATCTGGGGAATTATAAATTCGGTGAAAATAAGGTTGTGGCATATGACCAAGAAGGCAAGGAAGTCGGAGTTATCTTTAATCCAACGTCACCACATCTCACGCCAAAAGAGATGATAGAACTGGTGGAAACGACTAAGTTCTTGCTGGCTGATAGAAAATATCATCCTTTATTGGTAATTGCTAATTTTTTGGTTGAATTTTTGAAAATTCACCCTTTTCAAGATGGAAATGGAAGAATTTCAAGAGTCCTAACAAATCTGCTATTGCTTCAAAATGGGTATTTGTATATGCCATATGTTTCGCATGAAAAGCTGGTAGAGGATAACAAGACAGAATATTATCTAGCACTTAGGCGTAGTCAAAAAACTTTTCACACGAATAAGGAAGACATTACTCCATGGCTTGATTTCTTTTTTATGATTTTATTGAAACAGTCGCAATTAGCGATTGAATTGTTGTCAAAAGAAAACATTGAAAAATTGCTATCAGAAAAACAGCTTGCAGTTTGGAAGTTTTTTGAGCATGTTGAAATGGCTGGAACAGGGGAGATTGTCACTGGTACAAATATTCCAAGGCCGACAGTTAAACAAGCATTGGAAGTATTATTGAAACTTAAAAAAATTGAAAGGATTGGGCTTGGTAGGAGTGCGAGGTATAAGAAAGTTTAAAATTTGTACTGATGTGCGCAATAGAAAATAATTTATGGCGAATTTTAAGACGCATGTTGGGTGGGGTGTGATAATCGGTGTTTCAATGGTTGTTGTGGCATCGGTATACTCTTTAATTTCCGGTTGGACACCTCTCACTTTGATTTTTGTGGCAATTCTGATCGGGTCACTTTTGCCTGATATGGATCTGGATGAGGGTGTGCCATTTCAAATTCTTTTTGGGTTTCTCGGTGTTGCTTCGGCGGGGTATGTTTTTTATGATCTGTATGGCGGTGGACAGAGGGATGTCTTGATCCTCGCGTTAACTGCGGGTGCGACTTTTATCGGTGTACGGTTTGTGATCGGGGAGATCTTTATGCGATTTACGGATCATCGTGGGATATGGCATTCTGTTCCGGCGGTTGCGTTTGTGGGTTTGGCTACTGTGCGCATGATGCAATATTGTGATCCGCAGGGCGATGGAATTATGCATATGTATAGTAGTATTGCGCTGTCGATCGGATATCTCGGACATTTGGTTCTCGATGAGGTCTATGCATCTGTCAATCTTGCAGGACATTCACTTTTGCCGAAACGTTCACTCGGTAGTGCGTTAAAATTTTATTCACGATCAAAAGTGGCGACATTTTTGGTATATAGTGGCATCATTTATTTATTGCTTTTTGTGTAATGTATGGCTATAGGTTTTTTGTGTATAAAAATATTATTGCCTTTTCCAAGTAGTCGTTGCGATGTATCCTATATAATAGTGGTTAGTAAGTTGCGTGTGATCGTTATATGAAAAAAAAGAAGATCGTGACAATTGGCGGAGGGACGGGGTCTTTTGCGTTGCTCTCTGGACTCAAACAATATCAATATGATATTACGGCAATCGTGACTATGGCGGATGATGGTGG contains these protein-coding regions:
- the lgt gene encoding prolipoprotein diacylglyceryl transferase, with protein sequence MYNFWQHLPEYLNPIAFSIGGFSVFWYSLMWLVAFAVCYVALVYRIKKGEGTYDVELIQDVMVNALFGALIGGRLGYVIFYDLPYYVAHPLSVVSPYDFSLGEWVGIYGMSYHGGLIGVVLVIFYTAYKKKVHAMQLCDFIVPVVPLGYMFGRLGNFFNQELVGRITTSPIGMYFNGETVLRHPSQLYEAFFEGVILFIILWQMRNKRFSIGVMSMIYLMLYSAFRFVIEFYRAPDAQLGFVVGNLTMGQVLSVCVIVTSAGFLVYHRLYHDQNVA
- a CDS encoding metal-dependent hydrolase — its product is MANFKTHVGWGVIIGVSMVVVASVYSLISGWTPLTLIFVAILIGSLLPDMDLDEGVPFQILFGFLGVASAGYVFYDLYGGGQRDVLILALTAGATFIGVRFVIGEIFMRFTDHRGIWHSVPAVAFVGLATVRMMQYCDPQGDGIMHMYSSIALSIGYLGHLVLDEVYASVNLAGHSLLPKRSLGSALKFYSRSKVATFLVYSGIIYLLLFV
- a CDS encoding aminoglycoside phosphotransferase family protein → MEKRLRFLKLFSEVSPLKIPVPKYIGENFIAYKKIPGVPFAPTNFKKLTIKEKKKIAFQIGKFLKVLHNFKCRQCNYNANYLVLKKGDYLTCSETITKHFSAKERENFQIKHIAIENNLSNFKKPTTIIHGDLFFNNILWDPKTKKLTGVIDWAESGRSIPALDFFMLADFNNNTNDKFLKDILKSYGAKDDRLFKQIKGLAIIDPMNWFWAYYKEKNAKGMEKMIKKMKRILQ
- a CDS encoding Fic family protein; amino-acid sequence: MAKQRQKNSNIADKFSKRLNSIPAEIISKIAKIDELKGSWVTGAQLSPQVLGRLKRSVLITSTGASTRIEGVQLTDEDIEKVMKGINIQKFADRDTQEVKGYYELLENIFNSWEQLKFNENSIKHFHKELLKYSDKDQGHLGNYKFGENKVVAYDQEGKEVGVIFNPTSPHLTPKEMIELVETTKFLLADRKYHPLLVIANFLVEFLKIHPFQDGNGRISRVLTNLLLLQNGYLYMPYVSHEKLVEDNKTEYYLALRRSQKTFHTNKEDITPWLDFFFMILLKQSQLAIELLSKENIEKLLSEKQLAVWKFFEHVEMAGTGEIVTGTNIPRPTVKQALEVLLKLKKIERIGLGRSARYKKV